The sequence CGTGTGGCCTTGGCCGTCTGCCGCTGGTGGAGGGTCGGCCCGCACCGTTGCCGTACATGGTGCTCTACCCCCAGGGCGGGCCTGTTGGTGGAGCGCCGTTGGCGGACCAGTCGGAGGAGGGGCGTCTCGTCTACCAGGTAACGATCGTGGCTGCTCGTACGGATCAGGCCGAGTGGCTCGCGGATCGGGCGCGGCAGGCGCTCCTGGGACGGACAGCCGCCGGCCGGTGGCAGCACGCGATCCAGATTCCGGACGTGGATGTGTGGGGGCGGGAACTGTTGGTCGACGACGGTGTGGATCTGTCCGATGCGGACGCTGGCGTCGTGACGGCAGTGCAGAGGTACACGCTGTCCGTGACGGCCTACTGATCGTCGTAGCCGAGGGTGAGCTGGTACCGGTCCTGCAGGTGTGTGCTGATCAAGGCGTCGAGCCTGTCGGCGAAGCGCGTGAACCAGCGGGCCAATCGAAGCTGGCGGATCCTGGAGCCCATAGGCTCCCGGCGGCCACACGCGCTGATCGACTGGGTGGTCAATCACCGTGCTGCATGACCTTGCAGTCCGGGCAAGGCAGTTCGGCGGTCAGACGACGGCCGGCTGAACCGTCAGGGTTCCTTCGGCAGTGTCGATCGCGGCCCGAGTGCCGAGCGGGAGGGTCGGAGGGTGCAGGCCGTGCCCGGCGGGGAGTCCACCGAGAACAGGAACACCCAGGCGACTCAGCCTGTCGCGCAGGACGTCGGCAATGCCCCATCCCCCCAGGGTCGGATCACCGGCATCCTGGTCGAAGCCGAGGAACTGGCCAAGGGCGACACCGCGCAGCCCGTTCAGGGCCCCGGTACGGGTCAGCTGGGTCAGTGCACGGTCGACCTCCCCCAGCCCTGTGCCTTTTTGGTGTTCGAGGAAGAGGATCGCCCCCTTGAGGTTCGGCAGGCCGGCTCCGGCCTGGGTGCGGATCGCGTCGAGGTTGCCGCCGACCAGGACGCCGGTCGCGGTGCCTTCCACGGTGACGGCTGCAGTGGCCTGGCTGGTGTCCCGGTGGATGATGACGGGGTCGGTGGTCATCAGCGCGCGGCGGAGGGCGTCGGCTGATGCGCGTCCGGACCATTCGTCGCTCCAGTTGGCGAAGGGGCCGTGCAGGCAGGCCAGGCGGCATCGGGCCCATAGGGCGAGGTGGAGGTGGGTGATGTCGCTGAAGCCGACCACGGGCTTCGGGTCGCGGCGCAGCGAGTCGGTATCGAGGTCGTCGACGATGCGGTAGGCGCCTTTGCCGCCCCGGGTGGCAATCACGGCGCGCACCCCCGGGTCACCGAACGCGGAATTCAGGTCGGAGACGCGGTCCTCGTCCCGACCAGCCATATAGCCCCATTGGTCA is a genomic window of Streptomyces griseochromogenes containing:
- a CDS encoding S66 peptidase family protein produces the protein MDTFDSLQPVRSPRLRPGDRVRIVSPASPPSREGVARGVELLTSWGLRVELGEHVFDQWGYMAGRDEDRVSDLNSAFGDPGVRAVIATRGGKGAYRIVDDLDTDSLRRDPKPVVGFSDITHLHLALWARCRLACLHGPFANWSDEWSGRASADALRRALMTTDPVIIHRDTSQATAAVTVEGTATGVLVGGNLDAIRTQAGAGLPNLKGAILFLEHQKGTGLGEVDRALTQLTRTGALNGLRGVALGQFLGFDQDAGDPTLGGWGIADVLRDRLSRLGVPVLGGLPAGHGLHPPTLPLGTRAAIDTAEGTLTVQPAVV